Proteins encoded together in one Pseudomonadota bacterium window:
- a CDS encoding type II toxin-antitoxin system HigB family toxin translates to MRVIARRVLREFWAEPRHGDAEQGLKAWLEEVSRANRKTPADVKTHYGNASILKNGRVVFNFGGNKYCLVVAIKYSASIVFVRFTGTHVVY, encoded by the coding sequence GTGAGGGTCATTGCAAGGCGAGTGTTGCGAGAGTTCTGGGCAGAGCCCAGACACGGAGATGCCGAGCAAGGCCTGAAGGCGTGGCTTGAAGAGGTTTCTCGCGCCAACCGTAAGACCCCGGCCGACGTCAAGACTCACTACGGCAACGCGAGCATCTTGAAGAACGGGCGCGTGGTGTTCAATTTCGGCGGCAACAAGTATTGCCTCGTTGTCGCGATCAAGTACAGTGCGTCCATCGTGTTCGTACGATTCACCGGCACGCACGTGGTTTACTAA